A single window of Pseudomonadota bacterium DNA harbors:
- a CDS encoding D-alanyl-D-alanine carboxypeptidase family protein, with amino-acid sequence MPLTALAGIQTPAPPSIAATGYLLIDMDSDTILAAKDAEQRLEPASLTKIMTAYVVFCKLRDDTIKLSDEVLVSEKAWKTPGSRMFIEVNKHVSVENLLKGMIIQSGNDASVALAEYAAGSEEAFANLMNSHAQRLGMNHTHFANATGLPHEDHYTTPRDITLVTEASIREFPELYKLYAKKEYTYNDIRQRNRNRLLWRDDSVDGVKTGHTEAAGYCLVASAKRDGMRLISVIMGTTGKKVRLNESLALLNYGFSFFKTHRLYGAGTQLASTRIWMGDRKEMALGLADDLYVTIPRQQYDNLYTHTEIRPQLQAPASKGDKVGEVIIELEDEVITRQPLVVLEDVPKGGIWRRVIDTVLMLFE; translated from the coding sequence GTGCCTTTGACAGCGCTGGCCGGCATACAGACACCGGCACCGCCATCGATTGCGGCAACCGGATATCTGTTGATTGACATGGACAGTGACACCATACTTGCGGCCAAGGATGCCGAGCAACGCCTCGAACCAGCCAGTCTTACCAAGATCATGACCGCCTATGTCGTCTTTTGCAAACTGCGCGACGATACCATCAAACTGTCTGACGAGGTCCTGGTCAGCGAGAAGGCCTGGAAAACGCCTGGGTCTCGCATGTTCATCGAAGTCAACAAACATGTTTCCGTAGAAAACCTGCTCAAGGGTATGATCATCCAGTCTGGTAATGACGCCAGCGTCGCGCTGGCCGAGTATGCGGCCGGCAGCGAAGAAGCTTTCGCCAATCTGATGAACAGCCACGCCCAACGTCTCGGCATGAACCACACGCATTTTGCCAACGCTACCGGACTGCCGCATGAGGATCATTACACGACCCCGCGGGATATCACGCTGGTGACTGAGGCAAGCATCCGGGAGTTTCCGGAGCTATACAAGCTGTATGCGAAAAAAGAGTACACCTATAACGACATCCGGCAGCGCAATCGCAACAGATTGCTGTGGCGTGACGATTCGGTGGATGGGGTTAAAACCGGGCATACCGAAGCTGCCGGTTACTGCCTGGTTGCGTCTGCCAAGCGTGACGGCATGCGCCTGATTTCAGTTATAATGGGAACTACCGGCAAAAAGGTCCGTCTCAATGAGAGTCTGGCTTTGTTGAACTATGGCTTTAGTTTTTTCAAGACTCATCGCTTGTACGGCGCCGGCACCCAATTGGCCAGTACACGGATATGGATGGGTGACAGGAAGGAAATGGCATTGGGACTGGCCGACGACCTGTATGTCACCATCCCGCGTCAACAGTATGATAATCTGTATACTCACACCGAAATCCGACCACAGCTGCAGGCCCCGGCAAGCAAAGGTGACAAAGTCGGTGAAGTAATAATCGAACTTGAGGATGAGGTCATTACCCGCCAGCCATTGGTTGTCTTGGAGGATGTTCCCAAAGGCGGCATCTGGAGGAGGGTGATCGATACTGTTTTGATGTTGTTTGAGTAA
- a CDS encoding PAS domain S-box protein translates to WSLDELKGRRIPFMPESEREDSMKLIMEVIYNGIPCQGFETTRLTKDGQLLNISLSASRYCDQQNQPVGMLVILRDVTARLQAEGLLRDREAKLQTILQSAPTGIGISANRVFQEVNPQFCKMLGYTEQELLGQNARMVYPSDEEYEKVGRELQKFIRKYGMSTIETYFCHKDGKTIDVLLSFKPLIEDNLSAAIIFNALDITEIKKLEGQLYQSRKMESIGTLAGGIAHDFNNILTAITGYAQMSMMNLTDSTKIKHNVEQIQKAADRAANLTRQMLGFSRKQMVIPQVIDINKLIVEMEKMLKRLLREDIKFTISLNKQAGTIYADPSQLEQVIMNLVVNAQDAFIGHAGKAEKTIKISTSQVSLDEEYAAIHEGSSTGLHLLLQVEDNGCGMTKQVSKRIFEPFYTTKDVGKGTGMGLATVYGIVKQNQGSIYVYSEPGRGSTFKIYWPIIAAEKATKVEKQKDLQPKGGSEVILLAEDDAQIRETSCCQLREAGYTILEAENGLKALEAAIKHQGKIDLLFTDIVMPLMGGKDLSKKVKKIHPEITIFYASGHMEETVQQEITDLDQDHFINKPYNINDIMIRIRQLLNKKES, encoded by the coding sequence GCTGGAGTTTGGACGAACTTAAAGGCCGGCGGATTCCTTTCATGCCGGAATCTGAGCGCGAAGACTCAATGAAACTTATCATGGAAGTCATTTATAATGGCATTCCCTGCCAGGGGTTTGAAACGACGCGTTTAACCAAAGATGGACAGTTATTAAACATATCTCTCAGTGCATCACGCTATTGCGACCAGCAAAACCAACCGGTGGGAATGCTGGTCATTCTCAGGGATGTCACTGCCCGCCTGCAGGCAGAAGGGCTGTTGCGGGACAGGGAAGCAAAACTGCAAACTATCCTCCAGAGTGCGCCAACAGGCATTGGCATTTCGGCAAATCGGGTTTTCCAGGAAGTAAATCCGCAGTTTTGTAAAATGTTGGGGTATACCGAGCAGGAACTTCTCGGTCAAAATGCAAGAATGGTCTACCCTTCAGATGAAGAGTACGAGAAAGTTGGTCGTGAGCTGCAAAAATTTATTCGAAAATATGGCATGAGTACCATTGAAACCTATTTTTGCCACAAAGATGGCAAGACGATTGATGTCCTTCTTTCCTTTAAACCATTGATTGAAGATAATTTATCAGCAGCTATCATCTTCAATGCCCTGGATATAACCGAAATAAAAAAGCTGGAAGGCCAGCTCTACCAATCCCGAAAGATGGAATCAATCGGCACCCTTGCCGGCGGCATCGCTCATGATTTCAACAATATCCTTACGGCTATAACCGGCTACGCCCAGATGTCCATGATGAACCTGACAGACTCTACCAAGATAAAGCACAACGTGGAACAAATTCAGAAGGCTGCTGACCGGGCCGCCAACCTTACCCGCCAGATGCTTGGTTTCAGCCGCAAACAGATGGTCATCCCTCAAGTCATAGATATCAATAAGCTGATAGTAGAAATGGAAAAAATGCTGAAGCGGCTGCTCAGGGAGGATATCAAGTTTACCATATCATTGAATAAACAGGCGGGAACCATCTATGCCGATCCCAGTCAGTTGGAGCAGGTGATCATGAATCTGGTGGTCAATGCCCAGGATGCGTTCATCGGCCATGCTGGAAAGGCTGAGAAAACCATTAAGATTTCCACCTCCCAGGTTTCCCTGGATGAAGAATATGCTGCGATTCATGAAGGCAGCAGCACCGGTTTGCATTTGCTGCTGCAGGTGGAAGATAACGGCTGCGGAATGACCAAACAGGTTTCAAAACGTATTTTTGAACCCTTTTATACCACCAAAGACGTTGGGAAAGGTACCGGCATGGGGTTGGCAACCGTATATGGCATCGTCAAGCAGAACCAGGGCAGTATCTATGTTTACAGTGAACCGGGACGGGGAAGCACCTTTAAGATCTATTGGCCAATTATAGCCGCTGAAAAAGCTACCAAGGTGGAAAAGCAAAAGGACTTGCAGCCTAAAGGCGGCAGTGAGGTCATCCTGCTGGCCGAAGATGATGCCCAGATCAGGGAAACAAGCTGCTGTCAACTGAGGGAAGCTGGTTACACCATACTTGAAGCCGAAAATGGTCTCAAAGCCCTGGAGGCAGCAATAAAGCACCAGGGCAAGATTGATTTGCTGTTTACCGATATAGTGATGCCACTCATGGGTGGCAAAGATTTAAGTAAAAAAGTTAAAAAGATTCACCCTGAAATCACAATTTTTTATGCATCGGGCCATATGGAGGAAACTGTTCAGCAGGAGATTACCGACTTAGATCAGGATCACTTTATCAATAAACCGTACAACATCAACGATATCATGATCCGTATTCGCCAACTGCTGAACAAGAAAGAATCATAG
- a CDS encoding MoxR family ATPase, whose amino-acid sequence MEMTTIAQNSGEKDDAGLVFQQAKKRIAGEIIGQEVLVERLLIALLADGHLLVEGAPGLAKTRAVKALADCIEGDFQRLQFTPDLLPADLTGTEIYQRRNDSFRFQPGPLFHNIVLADEINRAPAKVQSALLEAMSERQISVGHKTHCLPDLFMVMATQNPIEQEGTYPLPEAQLDRFLMQTKVGYPDYESEKMILELARREVLHKLGGETAKEAILSPTLISKARREVLDLHMADSLKEYIVQLILATRNPQSCGEKMSRWIEYGASPRATIALDRCARAHAWLQGKEFVTPGNIQAVIHDILRHRLILTFEAEADGITSEEVIDELLRQIPVP is encoded by the coding sequence ATGGAAATGACAACTATAGCACAAAACAGCGGTGAAAAAGATGACGCCGGGCTGGTTTTTCAGCAGGCAAAAAAACGGATAGCGGGTGAAATTATCGGTCAGGAGGTTCTCGTTGAACGTCTTCTGATCGCCCTGTTGGCCGATGGTCATCTCCTGGTTGAAGGGGCTCCGGGATTGGCAAAAACCCGGGCAGTAAAGGCTCTGGCTGATTGTATCGAGGGTGATTTTCAGCGTCTGCAGTTTACTCCCGACCTGCTTCCGGCTGACCTGACCGGTACCGAAATCTATCAGCGCCGCAATGATTCCTTCCGTTTCCAGCCCGGCCCCCTTTTTCACAATATTGTTCTGGCCGATGAAATCAACCGCGCCCCGGCCAAGGTTCAATCCGCCCTGTTGGAAGCCATGTCGGAGAGGCAAATCAGTGTCGGCCATAAAACCCATTGTCTGCCGGATCTTTTTATGGTGATGGCAACCCAGAATCCCATTGAACAGGAGGGCACCTATCCCTTGCCTGAGGCCCAGCTCGATCGTTTTCTCATGCAGACCAAGGTAGGTTATCCTGATTATGAGAGCGAAAAAATGATTCTTGAGCTGGCCCGGCGGGAGGTATTGCATAAACTGGGAGGTGAAACTGCTAAAGAAGCAATCTTGAGCCCGACGTTAATATCCAAGGCCCGGCGGGAAGTACTTGATCTGCATATGGCCGATTCCCTTAAAGAATATATTGTCCAGCTTATTCTGGCAACCCGCAACCCGCAATCCTGCGGTGAGAAAATGAGTCGCTGGATAGAATACGGTGCCAGTCCACGGGCTACCATCGCCCTGGATCGCTGTGCCCGGGCGCATGCCTGGCTGCAGGGAAAAGAGTTTGTCACCCCGGGAAATATCCAGGCGGTTATCCATGACATTCTGCGCCATCGCCTTATTCTGACTTTCGAAGCCGAAGCCGATGGCATCACCAGTGAAGAGGTGATTGATGAACTTTTACGGCAGATTCCTGTACCATAA
- a CDS encoding DUF58 domain-containing protein, whose amino-acid sequence MRLIKFIRKSRPATVNGITCTREELLELRHMARTLSIGGSTRAYSIMAGSALSKFRGRGMDYAESRIYTPGDDVRNIDWRVTARTGKTHTKLYVEERDRPVITLVDFSPSLYFGTKEAFKSVVAARLAATIAWTAIFNSDRIGGIILSPREKFELRPTAGRKGVLALIQTLVKATSQFAGENSASSLGQLIRHGVRAIRPGSRIFLISDFYHYDAELERNLGRLVRHNDFVFCQVIDPLEMAPPPPGVYSITDGHKNTRLNTRNADVCQHYSNTFRARQDNLEQLASRLKIPLLKLVSGTDIAGIMRRGLSLNRRVNLHESE is encoded by the coding sequence ATGCGCCTGATAAAATTTATTCGAAAATCACGACCGGCAACCGTTAACGGTATTACCTGTACACGGGAAGAACTGCTCGAACTGCGGCATATGGCCAGAACCTTAAGTATCGGCGGCAGTACGCGGGCCTATTCCATCATGGCCGGCAGTGCGCTGTCTAAATTTCGGGGGCGCGGGATGGATTATGCCGAATCTCGCATCTACACGCCAGGTGATGATGTTCGCAACATTGACTGGCGGGTCACGGCCCGTACCGGCAAGACTCACACCAAACTCTACGTCGAAGAACGTGATCGACCCGTTATTACCCTGGTCGATTTCAGTCCATCACTATATTTTGGGACGAAAGAGGCGTTTAAATCGGTGGTTGCCGCTCGGCTTGCTGCTACCATTGCCTGGACCGCAATTTTTAACAGTGACCGAATCGGCGGCATCATCCTGAGCCCTCGGGAGAAATTTGAACTACGACCTACAGCCGGCAGGAAAGGGGTGCTGGCATTGATCCAGACACTGGTCAAAGCCACCAGCCAATTTGCCGGCGAAAATTCAGCTTCATCTCTGGGACAGCTGATTCGTCACGGGGTACGAGCTATACGTCCCGGCAGCCGGATTTTTCTGATCAGTGATTTTTATCATTATGATGCGGAGCTGGAACGCAACCTGGGGCGCCTGGTCCGCCACAACGATTTTGTTTTTTGCCAGGTAATCGACCCTCTGGAAATGGCTCCGCCACCGCCAGGGGTTTACAGTATAACTGACGGCCATAAAAATACCCGGCTCAATACCAGAAATGCCGATGTGTGTCAGCACTACAGCAATACTTTTCGCGCCCGTCAGGACAATTTGGAACAGCTTGCCAGCCGACTGAAAATACCCCTGCTCAAGCTGGTCTCCGGCACTGATATCGCCGGGATTATGCGCCGGGGACTCAGCCTTAATCGTCGTGTAAACCTCCATGAATCCGAATAA
- a CDS encoding DUF4381 domain-containing protein yields MNPNNQNPLAALKDIHLPPVPGWFPPAPGWWILGFSLLALFSYTFYRWRQRRLSRRPVILALRELARLELKSNDPESQRQTLQEISSLLRRFCLVFFSRRQVAGLCGQSWLDFLKERAGEKGLKITDAELYPLLEEAYAPVAAADLEVLGEIIEKWLAAQKRKTRRRS; encoded by the coding sequence ATGAATCCGAATAATCAAAACCCTCTGGCAGCCTTGAAGGATATTCACCTGCCACCTGTTCCCGGCTGGTTCCCCCCGGCTCCTGGTTGGTGGATACTGGGTTTTTCGCTGCTGGCACTGTTTAGTTATACCTTTTATAGGTGGCGGCAGCGACGGCTTTCCAGACGACCTGTCATCCTGGCTCTGCGTGAGCTTGCCCGGCTTGAGCTGAAAAGCAATGATCCTGAGAGCCAGCGCCAGACCCTCCAGGAGATATCATCCCTGCTGCGGCGTTTCTGCCTGGTATTTTTTTCCCGCCGGCAGGTTGCCGGTCTCTGTGGTCAATCATGGCTTGATTTTCTCAAAGAGAGAGCAGGGGAGAAAGGCCTGAAAATAACCGATGCCGAGCTTTACCCACTGCTGGAAGAGGCCTATGCCCCGGTTGCGGCTGCCGATCTTGAGGTTTTAGGGGAAATTATTGAAAAGTGGCTGGCAGCGCAAAAACGAAAAACCCGGAGGCGATCATGA
- a CDS encoding VWA domain-containing protein: MTTFSWPWMFFALPLPLLVYFVLPRVRASAGMALKIPFYRELDGFYPSKSGKSSTWIRLLVILAWILLVGAAARPQWIGKPLSTPISGRDLLLAVDISGSMQIKDMELDSQQVDRLTMIKKIAGNFIERRQGDRIGLILFGTRAYLQVPLSLDRKTVNQLLQESLIGIAGKKTAIGDALGLAVKRLQKRPGKRKVLILLTDGANTAGNIEPLKAAELATGENVSIYTIGVGADRMVVDSFFGRRVVNPSADLDEKTLQKIARLTGGRYFRARDTGELEKIYVLLDKLEPVVSEDQNLRPVLDLFYWPLSAALLLAFLLMVIRRYDFS; encoded by the coding sequence ATGACCACTTTTTCCTGGCCCTGGATGTTTTTTGCCCTGCCCCTGCCATTGCTGGTCTATTTTGTGCTGCCCCGGGTCCGCGCAAGCGCCGGCATGGCCCTGAAAATACCTTTTTACCGGGAACTTGACGGTTTTTATCCAAGCAAGAGCGGCAAAAGCTCCACCTGGATCCGGTTGCTGGTCATTTTAGCCTGGATTCTGCTGGTTGGAGCGGCTGCCCGGCCTCAATGGATTGGCAAGCCGTTGAGTACTCCGATAAGTGGCCGGGATTTGCTGCTGGCGGTTGACATCTCCGGCAGCATGCAGATTAAAGATATGGAACTGGATAGTCAACAGGTTGACCGGCTGACCATGATTAAAAAAATTGCCGGGAACTTTATCGAGCGCCGTCAGGGTGACCGCATCGGCCTGATTCTTTTCGGTACCCGTGCCTACCTGCAGGTCCCCCTCTCTCTTGATCGTAAAACAGTCAATCAACTGTTGCAGGAATCATTGATCGGCATAGCCGGTAAAAAAACCGCCATAGGTGATGCCCTGGGACTGGCGGTTAAACGTCTGCAGAAAAGGCCCGGGAAGCGTAAAGTCCTGATTCTGTTGACCGATGGTGCCAACACCGCCGGAAACATCGAACCATTGAAAGCAGCCGAACTGGCGACCGGGGAGAATGTATCCATCTATACCATCGGTGTTGGAGCGGACCGCATGGTGGTTGATAGCTTTTTTGGCCGGCGGGTGGTCAATCCATCTGCCGATCTCGATGAAAAAACGCTGCAAAAAATTGCCAGGCTCACCGGTGGCCGTTATTTCCGTGCTCGTGATACCGGGGAACTGGAGAAAATTTACGTACTGCTTGATAAGCTAGAACCGGTAGTCAGTGAAGACCAGAACCTGCGTCCCGTGCTTGATCTCTTTTACTGGCCCTTAAGCGCTGCTTTATTGCTCGCTTTTTTATTGATGGTAATCAGACGCTATGACTTTTCATGA
- a CDS encoding VWA domain-containing protein, which translates to MTFHDFHFLRPWWLLALPLGLVLLSGLRQQKRGQSQWHKICDQHLLGHLLVGESETRSKSIYGFFMLMLLLATLALAGPAWERRPQPLFRSAAGRVIVLDLSLSMQATDLPPNRLSRARYKAIDLVKAVVGIDQGLVVFAGDSFIVTPLTDDRAMILNLLPSLDINTVPVQGSRADRGLEKAGELLRRAAVSRGQIILIADDADEAAVKVVAKLKKAGYRTDVIAVGSKEGAPVPLPEGGYLKGDQGNIVVPVPDFNALRQVAAKGGGQYYDLEAPESTFRTLNQTAVLFPKKEKKSELTGDQWLDRGPWLLLPLVFMAAFCFRRGWLLIILGTLLFHPAPAAAFNWHDLWQRPDQQAATAFQQKDYKEAAQLAKDSAWQAAALYRAGKFKQAAAALKPLNSASDHYNRGNALARAGELEKALAAYDQALKLDPQMEDARFNRELVKKLLKQQQQQQKKNESRKNDSKQQNKQQNNKNNEEQQQQQQRQGNQTAKDNSSAPQDLNRDKQSTDRQNQEEKERQSSADQTGKDQEDQKTAPAEQSAHKQQQSENEKEQKNKSSSATTDEKPMDAKQQALKQWLRRVPDDPGGLLERKFFYQYRARQGRSQGHKGW; encoded by the coding sequence ATGACTTTTCATGATTTTCATTTTCTGCGTCCCTGGTGGTTGTTGGCACTTCCTCTTGGCCTTGTGTTGTTGAGCGGATTGCGTCAACAAAAGCGCGGACAAAGCCAATGGCACAAGATTTGTGACCAGCACCTGCTTGGACATCTGTTGGTAGGGGAATCCGAAACCAGATCTAAAAGTATCTATGGTTTTTTTATGCTTATGTTGTTGCTCGCCACCCTGGCCCTGGCTGGTCCCGCCTGGGAACGTCGACCACAACCGCTGTTCAGGTCGGCCGCCGGCCGGGTGATTGTTCTGGATTTGTCACTTTCCATGCAGGCAACGGACCTTCCTCCAAACCGCTTGAGCCGAGCCCGCTACAAGGCAATTGATCTGGTTAAAGCCGTGGTCGGGATTGACCAGGGATTGGTGGTTTTTGCCGGGGACAGCTTTATCGTAACGCCGTTGACCGATGACCGGGCCATGATTCTCAACCTGCTTCCAAGTCTTGATATCAACACGGTTCCGGTGCAGGGCAGCAGGGCTGACCGGGGGCTGGAAAAAGCCGGTGAACTGCTCCGGCGGGCGGCAGTCAGCCGTGGGCAGATCATTTTGATTGCTGATGATGCCGATGAGGCGGCGGTGAAGGTTGTCGCAAAACTTAAAAAAGCCGGCTACCGCACGGATGTCATCGCCGTCGGTAGCAAAGAAGGAGCGCCGGTACCCCTGCCGGAGGGGGGATACCTTAAAGGCGATCAGGGAAATATTGTTGTGCCGGTGCCGGATTTTAATGCATTACGCCAGGTGGCCGCCAAGGGTGGAGGGCAATATTATGACCTCGAGGCACCGGAATCCACTTTCCGAACTCTCAACCAGACTGCCGTTCTTTTTCCGAAAAAGGAGAAAAAAAGTGAGTTGACCGGCGACCAATGGCTTGATCGGGGACCATGGTTGTTGCTGCCCCTGGTGTTCATGGCAGCTTTCTGCTTCCGCAGAGGCTGGTTACTTATTATATTGGGAACTCTCCTGTTCCATCCTGCTCCGGCGGCCGCTTTTAACTGGCATGATCTCTGGCAGCGACCTGACCAACAGGCAGCAACCGCTTTTCAGCAAAAAGACTATAAGGAGGCGGCACAGCTGGCTAAAGACTCCGCCTGGCAGGCGGCGGCATTGTATCGGGCCGGTAAATTCAAACAGGCGGCTGCTGCTTTAAAACCGCTTAACTCGGCCAGTGATCATTACAATCGTGGCAATGCCCTGGCCCGGGCCGGAGAGCTTGAAAAGGCACTTGCGGCCTACGATCAGGCCCTCAAACTGGACCCGCAAATGGAGGATGCCCGTTTTAACCGGGAACTGGTGAAAAAACTGCTGAAACAGCAGCAACAGCAACAAAAAAAGAACGAATCCCGGAAAAATGACAGTAAACAACAAAACAAACAACAAAATAATAAAAACAATGAAGAACAACAACAGCAGCAACAGCGCCAGGGGAATCAAACCGCAAAAGATAATTCTTCGGCGCCACAGGATTTAAACCGGGACAAACAATCCACCGATCGGCAGAACCAGGAAGAAAAAGAGCGGCAAAGTTCAGCGGACCAAACCGGAAAAGATCAGGAAGACCAGAAAACAGCGCCGGCTGAACAGTCAGCCCATAAGCAGCAACAATCGGAAAATGAAAAGGAGCAGAAGAATAAATCTTCCAGTGCCACCACAGATGAAAAACCGATGGATGCCAAACAGCAAGCTCTGAAGCAATGGCTGCGTCGGGTACCGGATGATCCCGGGGGACTGCTGGAAAGGAAATTTTTCTATCAGTATCGTGCCCGACAGGGCCGATCCCAGGGACATAAAGGCTGGTAA
- a CDS encoding BatD family protein, which produces MKPLNKLLYFFIGAITVLLFSGYLSLNCMAAVSARLDRQTIRLDETVNLSVEADGAMNSIAGLDASALEKDFSIVNQSTSSNFQIINGSSKATKTWNIELEPKHAGRLTIPSFTIRGEKTAPITLTVTTKTPTTPGSSSTIDDVLSIEVLPVMETPAYLQGQITISVKLYLKSQLNLSEASLEEPKLEHATVIKLGDDRRYQSRRNGVVYQVIERKYAIFPEEGHEVTVPSLLFQAITNAGGNRFFSRDPFFNRFPGQRRRLRARSQELKIPLAPIPREFEGKVWLPARKITIKEDKIQLKELKVGEPLTRTIQIEALGLTAAQLPEIKVKAPDGCKIYLDQPELKNQIDGDYLHGIKRQSMAFIPSQAGMFTLPNIAINWWDVRNNRQQKAVLSAHKVKVVAVPGQPHSSAGKQDNNPSMVQTGSQNTAKNQASLVEKKSIPEKSMIFDRVQFWQVISLILLLVWFFTIFFWRQSRRQQVVAQQKRKMQTEKKSMANREQIKKACLDDNPRLAQQAILDWAAANWPQNPPTNLRKLAETVGNVELSEAFAKLEETLYSPAAIREWNGGQFWQTIAKNLQGKSSTKSAGKKSDVLPPLYS; this is translated from the coding sequence ATGAAACCACTAAATAAACTTTTATATTTCTTTATTGGCGCCATAACCGTATTGCTCTTCAGTGGATACTTATCATTGAACTGCATGGCCGCGGTCAGCGCCAGACTCGACCGCCAAACTATCAGACTTGATGAAACGGTCAATCTTTCAGTCGAAGCCGATGGTGCTATGAATTCCATTGCCGGTCTTGATGCCAGCGCCCTGGAAAAAGATTTTTCCATTGTTAATCAGTCGACGAGCAGCAATTTCCAGATCATCAACGGTTCCAGCAAAGCCACAAAAACCTGGAATATTGAACTCGAACCAAAGCATGCCGGCAGGCTTACCATCCCATCATTTACAATCCGCGGGGAAAAGACCGCACCGATAACTTTAACCGTCACGACTAAAACACCAACAACCCCAGGCTCTTCTTCTACTATAGATGATGTATTATCTATTGAGGTTTTGCCGGTGATGGAAACTCCGGCATACCTGCAGGGACAGATTACCATCAGCGTCAAACTTTACCTGAAATCTCAATTGAACCTGAGCGAAGCTTCTCTTGAAGAACCCAAACTTGAACATGCCACCGTCATCAAACTGGGTGATGACCGCCGTTATCAAAGCCGAAGAAATGGGGTGGTCTATCAGGTTATTGAACGAAAATACGCGATTTTTCCTGAAGAGGGCCATGAAGTTACGGTGCCGTCGCTGCTTTTTCAGGCTATCACCAATGCCGGTGGCAATCGTTTTTTTTCGCGTGATCCTTTCTTTAATCGTTTTCCCGGTCAAAGACGCCGGCTGAGAGCCCGCAGTCAGGAATTGAAAATTCCCCTGGCCCCGATACCGAGAGAATTTGAAGGGAAAGTATGGCTGCCGGCAAGAAAGATAACGATCAAGGAAGATAAAATTCAGCTCAAGGAGCTCAAAGTTGGTGAACCGTTGACGCGAACCATCCAGATTGAAGCCCTGGGACTGACTGCTGCGCAGCTGCCGGAGATCAAGGTTAAAGCCCCGGATGGCTGTAAAATTTATCTCGATCAGCCGGAACTCAAAAACCAGATAGACGGTGACTATCTTCATGGCATTAAACGCCAGTCAATGGCTTTTATTCCATCCCAAGCAGGGATGTTTACGTTGCCTAATATCGCTATTAACTGGTGGGATGTGCGCAATAATCGCCAGCAGAAGGCGGTCTTGTCGGCTCACAAGGTCAAGGTGGTGGCAGTTCCGGGCCAACCCCATTCTTCTGCCGGGAAGCAGGACAATAATCCGTCAATGGTCCAAACCGGCTCACAGAATACCGCAAAAAACCAGGCTTCCTTGGTAGAGAAAAAATCTATTCCTGAAAAATCTATGATCTTTGACCGCGTTCAGTTCTGGCAGGTGATCAGCCTTATCCTGCTGCTGGTCTGGTTCTTCACTATCTTTTTTTGGCGCCAATCCCGGCGACAACAGGTAGTTGCTCAGCAGAAAAGGAAAATGCAAACGGAAAAGAAATCTATGGCCAATCGTGAGCAGATCAAAAAAGCCTGCCTGGACGATAATCCGCGCCTGGCTCAGCAGGCCATCCTTGATTGGGCTGCCGCCAATTGGCCGCAAAACCCGCCTACCAATCTCAGAAAGCTGGCGGAAACCGTGGGAAATGTTGAATTGTCAGAAGCCTTTGCCAAGCTTGAAGAGACCCTGTACAGCCCGGCTGCTATCCGGGAATGGAATGGCGGGCAATTCTGGCAGACAATCGCCAAAAATCTGCAAGGAAAATCCTCAACGAAATCAGCTGGCAAGAAAAGTGATGTATTGCCTCCACTCTATTCATGA
- a CDS encoding GntR family transcriptional regulator produces the protein MSRSKKDIIHSTLKRQILNLKIKPNQVLKEEEIAQAHGVSRTPAREALQLLEQEGFLEQKRKIGYLVRALTREDLKEIIEVRSILEGYAARLATTRKDSRTIEQLKEINEKAVHLLDVWELEKFFRNSSDFHDVLYRGSGNQRLCGIIESLRDNFLRYRRMLLRIPSMPQIQIEDHTQMLTMMEKGREDAVERLVRKHIRRGGKALLEYLDRDHIEILT, from the coding sequence ATGAGCCGCAGCAAAAAAGACATCATTCACAGTACCTTGAAACGCCAGATTCTCAACCTGAAAATCAAGCCCAACCAGGTGCTGAAAGAAGAAGAAATCGCTCAGGCTCACGGGGTCAGCCGCACCCCGGCCAGGGAAGCTCTGCAACTGCTGGAACAGGAAGGTTTCCTGGAACAGAAACGCAAGATTGGCTATCTTGTGCGGGCCTTGACCCGGGAAGATTTAAAGGAAATTATCGAAGTTCGCAGTATTCTTGAAGGATATGCCGCCCGGCTGGCAACCACTAGAAAAGACAGCCGGACCATAGAGCAGTTAAAAGAAATCAATGAAAAGGCTGTCCATCTCCTGGATGTCTGGGAACTGGAAAAATTTTTTCGTAATTCTTCTGATTTCCATGATGTCCTTTATCGGGGCAGCGGCAACCAACGGCTTTGCGGCATCATAGAATCTTTACGGGACAATTTCCTCCGCTACCGGCGGATGCTGCTGCGCATTCCCAGCATGCCCCAAATCCAGATTGAAGATCATACCCAGATGCTGACCATGATGGAAAAAGGCCGGGAAGATGCGGTAGAAAGACTGGTTAGAAAGCATATTCGCCGCGGCGGCAAAGCCCTGCTGGAATACCTTGACCGGGATCATATCGAGATTCTTACCTGA